The following nucleotide sequence is from Hirundo rustica isolate bHirRus1 chromosome 24, bHirRus1.pri.v3, whole genome shotgun sequence.
GCCGGGCCTGGGGCGGCGGCTGCCGCGACCCCGAGCGGAACCGGGCGGGCGAGCAGACGGCGGGGAGGCCGCGGGTTGCCGGGAGCAGCCCGTTGTCGGCCGTCTCCCCGCGGCGTGCGAGGCGGGGCGGGAGCCGCGGGGGCGGTGTGGCGGCGTCCCGCCCGCCGGTGGCAGCGCTGGTCGCTCACGCCGCGCCGAGGAGCCGCTGCGGAGCGAGTTCCCGGGCATTGcccgcggggcgcggcgggagATGGCGCTGCCCCCCCGTCCGCCCTCCCTCCGCCGGTTCGTGCGCGGATCGCCCTGATCCTAATCCCGATCCGGGAACAATGGAGCCTCCCCCGCGCAGcgccctctgcagagccccccCCCGCTGAGCAAGAGGGGCGCAGGGACCTCCCTCCCCTCAAATCTAAACCGTAAAAGTAAACGAAATTCTCCAAAATAGTGAATTTTTATCACAATGCGGTATAGCAGTTCTCTTTTCATGTTGGATTTTAACATTCTTTTCTCACCCCGCCCGCCCCTTCCAAGCAGTGCTTCCCATCAGAACGTATCACTGCTGAAGTTTCAGCGGGAAGCAGCCAATGGAGTGACTTCCCTTAGAAGTGAACGAGCACATGCACTGTGTTTAATATATGTgaacttattttttcttctcttagcAATGCATCGTGACTCTTGTCCGCTGGACTGCAAGGTCTATGTGGGTAACCTTGGAAACAATGGCAACAAAACGGAATTAGAACGAGCTTTTGGCTACTATGGACCACTGCGTAGTGTATGGGTGGCGAGAAATCCTCCTGGCTTTGCCTTTGTGGAATTTGAAGATCCCCGAGATGCAGCTGATGCAGTAAGAGAACTAGATGGAAGGTAAAGTGTGCTTGCCTGGTCAATTTATAACATATTGTAGGAGTTTTAAGTTGTGAAGCTTAAACTGCAGGACTAAAGTCTTGATACATTTCTTACGCACTTTTTGTTTATATGGTACTAGAAGGGTGTTTTTATAGTGCAGTGATTGAATCCTGCAATGGTTTGcgctggaagggacctcaaagctcatccagtcccaccctccCCAGGACactttccaccatcccaggcttctctgagccccatccagccttgctttggacacttccagggctccaggggcagccacagcttctctaagGCCTGCCCATCCTTagagggaagaattccttccaaATGTCTCCTCTAACCCTGCCCTCCTTCATGAATAGCATTATAATGGTTAATTTTGCAGTTCACAGTTGAACTCCCAAGTTAGAAATTACTTGCATCTCTTTGTGTGTGTTAATTAAATTGCAGATGGTGTTACTATAAAGAGATAAAACTGATCATGGAGACTCTCCTTTGctctttccctgcctgcttTACTGGCACGGCAGTTTTGAGAAGCAGCCAAACCTTTTGTCTGCcaaagaatcccagaatggtttgggtgggaagccCAAGCagttccaccctctgccatgggcagggacacttgcCACTAGatagaccaggctgctccaagccctgtccatcccggccttggacgcttccagggagGGATCCCCACAGTCATGCCGGAGCTGATTTTGGCCACTGTGCTTTGATGACAGAACGTTTTTGCCCTTATTCattcttcttcccctttctgGATCGTGTGTGCTTTATTCCATGCTGCCTTCTCCCTGGAAGTGCTAACCAGCgtctccctctcttcccagaACCCTGTGTGGGTGTCGCGTCCGAGTGGAGCTCTCCAACGGGGAGAAGCGGAGTCGGAACCGTGGCCCCCCTCCGTCGTGGGGCCGGCGCCCTCGGGATGACTATCGCAGGAGAAGTCCCCCTCCTCGGCGCAGGTACCTGGGCACAGCACAATCCTAGAGCTCTTGGCACAGTTACCACGTAGCATCCTAGGAGCAGGCTTGTTAAAGGCATGTTGATGGATGACGTTCATCTGTCTGATCATGATTCGGAAATgacaaatgccaaaaaaaaaaaaaaaaaccccaaaatcaacTCCCCACAAAATCGAGGTGAACTTGAGTTGTGTTGAATGTTGTTGGCTTTTGTTCTTAGGTGACTGTGCAGTTGGTAGTCAGTGTCCTCTGTCCTGGGCTTATCCTCCTTCCTCTTAAAACCTGCTCATCTTCGAGTCAcactttccctttcttccccatACTTCAACTTAGGCTGTTCCTTTCCTTTACTCCATAATGGCAGAACATGACATACAGCAGTTTAGCATTTCCATACCAATGGGTTTTTCCACTTTGTTTGCAGAACTTAAATACTTCCCAAGCAGGCAGCTGTTTAATAGTAGATTAACAGTTGCTCTAAACATCTGGAATCTTGACACTTTAGCGTTAGCATGGAGATAAAGCATCTTGTGACGATCCTGTCACTTGAGGTTTGCAAACCCAGCTCTAGCATATAACAGGATTTTTGGGAACTGGCACGTTCTTGGACCCAGACTAGTTTGTCTGGCAGTTTAAGTGTGCACCGTGGTTTTTACAGGACTGAATTTACCTCTGGCAGGTGAGTGAAGTCCTCCCAAGCCAGGGTTTCAAGCTTACCC
It contains:
- the SRSF3 gene encoding serine/arginine-rich splicing factor 3, whose protein sequence is MHRDSCPLDCKVYVGNLGNNGNKTELERAFGYYGPLRSVWVARNPPGFAFVEFEDPRDAADAVRELDGRTLCGCRVRVELSNGEKRSRNRGPPPSWGRRPRDDYRRRSPPPRRRSPRRRSFSRSRSRSLSRDRRRERSLSRERNHKPSRSFSRSRSRSRSNERK